One window from the genome of Sulfodiicoccus acidiphilus encodes:
- a CDS encoding tRNA(Ile)(2)-agmatinylcytidine synthase, whose amino-acid sequence MIVSIGLDDHDSPRGGCTTHFLFVLLRKFGLELVDLPYLVRLNPNIPWKTRGNASVRVRVRYEGDLLQLADLIWDETERYVNEVSQGYKYKRSPGLALIDEAFLGQWASRLYESAVTEVVLPEVARKLAAKHGAILRGGRGVIGALASMGFTSPYTYELIFYRRMEKWGTTRVIDEDQIRQLDSFFPLLFYNYDYVKRKPLVQSRGNDPVLMGIRGLSFELLNWIPSVINLHEEIDGYLIYKTNQHSDHHLLKPSSKPYGTIMEECEVNGISSLKGGMYY is encoded by the coding sequence ATGATAGTTAGTATTGGCCTCGATGATCACGACTCTCCAAGAGGCGGATGTACTACACATTTCCTTTTCGTACTGTTAAGGAAATTTGGACTCGAGCTAGTAGATTTACCGTACCTAGTCAGACTTAACCCTAACATTCCTTGGAAAACCCGGGGGAACGCGAGTGTGAGGGTGAGGGTAAGATATGAAGGAGATCTCTTACAATTAGCTGACCTGATTTGGGATGAGACCGAGAGGTACGTAAATGAGGTTTCCCAGGGGTATAAGTACAAGAGGAGCCCTGGATTGGCGCTGATAGACGAGGCGTTCCTCGGTCAGTGGGCGTCCAGGCTATACGAATCGGCTGTAACTGAGGTAGTTCTCCCAGAAGTAGCCCGAAAACTGGCTGCGAAACACGGTGCCATCCTTCGCGGGGGTAGAGGCGTGATAGGAGCGCTGGCCTCGATGGGGTTTACCAGTCCTTACACATATGAACTAATATTCTATCGAAGGATGGAAAAATGGGGAACCACGAGGGTGATCGATGAAGACCAAATCAGGCAGTTGGATTCATTCTTTCCATTACTATTCTATAATTACGACTATGTTAAGAGGAAGCCTCTAGTTCAGTCCAGAGGGAATGACCCTGTACTAATGGGAATTAGAGGGTTGAGCTTCGAGCTGCTCAATTGGATTCCTTCAGTAATAAATCTACACGAGGAGATTGACGGATATTTAATTTATAAAACAAATCAACACAGTGATCATCATTTACTGAAACCATCAAGTAAGCCCTATGGAACGATAATGGAAGAGTGTGAGGTAAACGGAATAAGTTCCCTGAAAGGGGGGATGTACTACTGA
- a CDS encoding Lrp/AsnC ligand binding domain-containing protein, which yields MASALVLINTDAGGEEEVYNKLRSMTEVTEVYVVYGVYDIVAKVELETMDKLRDFVTNTIRRLPKVRSTLTMIVMEDRSAVRK from the coding sequence ATGGCATCTGCCTTAGTATTAATAAATACGGATGCGGGCGGAGAAGAGGAGGTTTACAATAAACTTAGATCTATGACTGAAGTTACAGAGGTCTATGTAGTATATGGTGTATATGATATAGTCGCTAAGGTGGAACTCGAGACTATGGATAAGCTAAGGGACTTTGTAACAAATACCATAAGGAGATTACCTAAGGTAAGGTCCACTCTGACAATGATAGTAATGGAGGATAGGTCGGCAGTAAGGAAATGA
- a CDS encoding sulfurtransferase TusA family protein, with protein sequence MQVLDLTTEECPIPFMKSFATLIKMKNGEQLEVITSDPKCYDMLLEGAKTLQQKVLDSYKKEGKYYVIFERVENRAEKIESTC encoded by the coding sequence ATGCAAGTGTTAGATCTTACAACGGAGGAATGCCCAATTCCCTTTATGAAGTCGTTTGCAACCCTAATAAAAATGAAAAACGGTGAACAGCTGGAAGTGATAACTTCCGATCCAAAGTGCTACGACATGTTACTAGAAGGTGCGAAGACATTGCAGCAGAAGGTGTTGGATTCATACAAAAAGGAAGGGAAATATTACGTGATCTTCGAGAGAGTGGAAAATAGAGCAGAGAAAATAGAGTCAACATGCTAG
- a CDS encoding acyl-CoA dehydrogenase family protein — protein sequence MDEDTELMEFRKSIRVWIRNNAPTELKGKKILFDTTEIENYESLRAWQRKLYEAGYLGISWPKEYGGYGQDPVKELIAYEEFMNEGLPYGRSLGSIGLIVVAPALLAHGNEKQKSLVKRILSAEDVWCQGFSEPSAGSDLAAISTKAEDAGDHFEVTGQKVWSSYAHIADHCLLLARTGTLEERHRGLTMLIVDMKAPGVTVTPIRQITGKAEFNIIYFNKVKIPKTNVVGGVGNGWKVAMTVLNNERFHVGVTMLFSSEIALRELLKVRGSQELAELAAEVSGARALYERIVEKLRRGKDVGHEGSILKLVTSELLQKIYERAVMEMGPEVLVLERSKDSDPSWIMGFLASRGRTIAAGTSEILRNLIGERLLELPK from the coding sequence ATGGATGAAGATACCGAGCTGATGGAATTCAGAAAGAGTATAAGGGTATGGATACGTAATAACGCACCTACGGAGCTCAAGGGAAAGAAGATATTATTTGACACAACTGAAATAGAGAACTACGAGTCCCTTAGAGCGTGGCAAAGAAAGTTGTACGAGGCCGGCTACCTAGGTATAAGCTGGCCCAAAGAGTATGGTGGATATGGACAGGACCCAGTGAAGGAGTTGATAGCCTACGAGGAATTCATGAACGAAGGATTACCTTATGGAAGGAGTTTAGGTTCTATCGGGTTGATCGTTGTAGCTCCCGCACTCTTAGCGCACGGAAACGAAAAACAGAAATCGTTAGTTAAGAGGATTCTGTCTGCCGAGGACGTATGGTGCCAAGGTTTCTCAGAACCTTCTGCTGGCTCTGACTTGGCGGCCATTTCCACTAAGGCCGAGGACGCTGGGGACCACTTCGAAGTGACAGGGCAGAAAGTCTGGAGCAGTTATGCCCACATCGCTGATCACTGCTTACTGTTGGCTAGGACGGGAACACTGGAGGAGAGGCATAGAGGACTAACTATGCTTATAGTGGATATGAAGGCCCCTGGGGTGACGGTGACTCCTATAAGACAAATAACGGGAAAGGCGGAGTTCAACATTATATATTTCAACAAGGTTAAGATACCTAAGACTAACGTGGTTGGGGGAGTCGGAAACGGGTGGAAAGTAGCAATGACTGTTCTGAATAACGAGAGATTTCATGTGGGCGTCACCATGTTGTTCTCCTCAGAGATTGCACTAAGGGAGCTTCTTAAAGTCAGAGGCTCCCAGGAGCTAGCTGAGCTGGCCGCCGAAGTGTCAGGAGCTAGGGCACTCTATGAGAGGATAGTGGAGAAGTTAAGGCGGGGAAAGGACGTGGGACATGAAGGTTCTATACTTAAGCTAGTGACCTCAGAACTACTACAGAAAATATATGAGAGGGCTGTAATGGAGATGGGCCCAGAAGTGCTTGTCCTAGAGAGATCGAAAGACTCCGATCCATCATGGATAATGGGATTCTTAGCTTCTAGGGGAAGAACCATAGCAGCAGGAACCTCCGAGATCTTAAGGAACCTCATAGGAGAGAGGCTCCTGGAACTACCAAAATAG
- a CDS encoding transketolase, with protein MERADAKPISLEELNKLREVAERARKNVIRMLFYDQSIHVGSSLSSIEILTTLVFKYQRMAESHLDRDWLILSKGHAAPALYAVLAEKGVIKESELWKIQSIDGVLQGHPETFIPGVDMSTGSLGQGLSFGLGVAKGIKMSGRNGRVFVIMGDGEQDEGQVWESFTQKVARELDNILVFIELNGFQLDGDVESIKPKAFLQAVWRDAGWNTLSCDGHDFASIVAAIEEAQKARAPTVIFASTLRGKGFKPIENSKYQRSSPDDARKFLINA; from the coding sequence ATGGAAAGGGCTGATGCCAAGCCAATATCATTAGAGGAATTAAACAAGCTGAGGGAAGTGGCCGAACGGGCCAGGAAGAACGTCATAAGGATGCTCTTCTACGATCAGAGCATCCATGTGGGTTCCTCCCTCAGCAGTATAGAAATCCTGACCACCTTGGTGTTCAAGTATCAAAGGATGGCTGAGTCCCATTTGGACAGGGACTGGCTTATACTAAGTAAGGGGCATGCGGCTCCTGCCCTCTACGCCGTTCTAGCTGAGAAGGGAGTCATAAAGGAGAGTGAACTTTGGAAGATCCAGTCTATAGACGGGGTCCTTCAGGGTCATCCAGAGACATTCATTCCAGGGGTGGATATGTCCACTGGAAGTCTAGGCCAAGGCCTCAGCTTTGGTCTAGGTGTGGCCAAGGGAATAAAGATGTCTGGAAGGAATGGCAGGGTGTTCGTGATAATGGGAGATGGTGAGCAGGACGAGGGACAGGTGTGGGAGAGCTTCACTCAAAAGGTGGCTAGGGAACTCGACAACATTCTGGTCTTCATCGAGCTTAACGGTTTCCAGTTGGATGGGGATGTGGAGAGCATAAAACCGAAGGCTTTCCTTCAGGCAGTGTGGAGAGACGCCGGATGGAATACCCTAAGCTGTGATGGCCACGACTTCGCTAGCATTGTAGCGGCAATAGAAGAGGCTCAGAAGGCCAGGGCTCCCACTGTCATATTCGCCTCCACCCTTAGAGGAAAGGGGTTCAAACCAATAGAGAATAGTAAGTACCAGAGGTCTTCTCCCGATGATGCAAGGAAGTTTCTCATCAATGCGTGA
- a CDS encoding transketolase family protein: MMQGSFSSMREAMGKELARLGELHQDLLVLTADVGDSTRASYFREKYPERYFNVGIAEQHLVDFAAGLAAAGKKPVVVNFAMFLMRAWEQMRNTVARMNLDVKFFATHSGYSDSGDGSSHQSLEDIALTRVLPNFAVVVPADPIELVKALPEILAHRGPVYMRTGRDYSPPITAGLEYEFKLGKAQVLREGDDVSIVGAGVVLWDALLAAEELRKMGVGATVINVSTVKPMDEALIEYYARKTGRIVTVEEHSVIGGIGSAVSEVIVKRYPVPMRFVGASTFGRSAKSQRELLDYYGINSSSIVKAAMEVVG; this comes from the coding sequence ATGATGCAAGGAAGTTTCTCATCAATGCGTGAGGCAATGGGAAAGGAGCTCGCCAGACTGGGCGAGCTTCACCAAGACCTCCTCGTCCTGACAGCTGACGTTGGGGACTCCACAAGGGCTTCCTACTTTAGGGAGAAGTATCCAGAGAGGTACTTCAATGTGGGGATCGCAGAGCAACACCTCGTAGACTTCGCTGCAGGACTGGCGGCCGCGGGGAAGAAGCCCGTTGTAGTTAACTTCGCTATGTTTCTAATGAGGGCGTGGGAGCAGATGAGGAACACGGTTGCTAGGATGAACCTCGACGTCAAGTTCTTCGCCACTCACTCAGGGTACAGCGACAGTGGTGACGGCTCAAGCCATCAATCCCTAGAGGACATAGCACTGACTAGAGTGCTCCCTAACTTTGCAGTAGTTGTACCAGCCGATCCGATTGAGCTAGTCAAGGCCTTACCAGAGATCTTGGCCCATCGCGGTCCAGTCTACATGAGGACTGGGAGGGATTATTCTCCTCCTATAACTGCAGGATTGGAGTACGAGTTTAAGCTTGGGAAGGCCCAAGTCTTGAGGGAGGGAGACGATGTTTCGATCGTAGGCGCGGGAGTAGTGCTTTGGGACGCACTTCTAGCTGCAGAAGAACTAAGGAAGATGGGGGTAGGGGCCACAGTGATCAACGTCTCTACGGTGAAGCCCATGGACGAGGCCCTCATAGAGTACTACGCAAGGAAGACTGGAAGAATTGTGACTGTGGAAGAGCATAGCGTGATCGGTGGAATAGGCTCCGCGGTTTCTGAGGTGATAGTTAAGAGGTATCCCGTTCCTATGCGCTTCGTGGGAGCTTCCACTTTCGGTAGGTCGGCAAAGAGCCAGAGGGAGCTTTTGGACTACTACGGGATCAACTCATCATCAATCGTGAAGGCTGCTATGGAAGTCGTGGGATGA
- a CDS encoding chorismate mutase, protein MDEVERIRREIDRIDEQLITLLSRRFSLSREMGKVKSELGVGIKDETREGKVWERWLSLAKTHQVPEGFLKDVFERLMSFSRSMQLAVTANRRKVVVFGYGGMARTLSSLMSKAGHAVSITGADLVKAERLASEFGLVSMNWKEAVSWGEYVILAVTPNALGSDIVRSLLKASGEKVVMDIFSSKTKTFSIMEEIAKANNFAYVSTHPLFGPHLYPVGERIVIIPSSTSGSVLNDVCEFWSGVGLTPVVSSVDEHERAMAIVQVLTHFFLLGFIRALPVVSSELKVEPQRFSTVSFKEMLQIANRVESLKDVIMEIQYSNPHASQVRSMAIKELRAAASELEGVT, encoded by the coding sequence ATGGACGAAGTTGAGAGGATAAGAAGGGAAATAGATAGGATCGACGAGCAACTGATCACGCTTCTCAGCAGGAGATTCTCCCTCTCCCGTGAAATGGGGAAAGTAAAGTCTGAATTAGGAGTTGGAATTAAGGACGAGACGAGGGAGGGCAAGGTGTGGGAAAGGTGGCTGTCCCTCGCTAAGACCCACCAAGTACCTGAAGGGTTCTTGAAAGACGTCTTTGAGCGTCTCATGTCCTTCTCTAGATCGATGCAGTTAGCGGTTACAGCAAACAGGCGAAAGGTGGTCGTCTTCGGTTACGGTGGGATGGCCAGAACGCTCTCCTCGCTCATGTCCAAGGCAGGCCACGCTGTTTCCATAACGGGAGCTGACCTCGTTAAAGCCGAGAGATTGGCCTCAGAGTTTGGCCTAGTATCTATGAACTGGAAGGAGGCCGTAAGTTGGGGAGAGTACGTGATCTTGGCCGTTACGCCCAACGCGCTAGGTTCAGATATAGTCAGGAGCCTCCTGAAGGCGTCTGGGGAAAAGGTGGTAATGGACATCTTTTCCTCCAAGACTAAGACGTTCTCCATAATGGAAGAGATAGCTAAGGCGAACAATTTCGCCTACGTCAGCACTCATCCTCTCTTCGGGCCGCACCTCTATCCAGTAGGTGAAAGGATAGTCATTATCCCTAGTTCTACTAGCGGATCCGTACTGAACGATGTGTGTGAATTCTGGTCCGGAGTTGGCTTGACTCCCGTAGTCAGCTCTGTGGACGAACATGAGAGGGCCATGGCAATTGTCCAAGTACTTACTCACTTCTTCCTGTTGGGATTCATAAGGGCTCTTCCTGTGGTCTCCAGTGAGCTTAAGGTTGAGCCCCAAAGGTTTAGCACAGTCTCCTTTAAGGAAATGCTGCAGATAGCTAATAGGGTGGAGTCCTTGAAAGACGTAATTATGGAAATACAGTATTCAAACCCACACGCTTCACAGGTCAGGTCAATGGCCATAAAGGAGTTGAGGGCAGCAGCTTCGGAGCTGGAGGGAGTGACGTGA
- the aroF gene encoding 3-deoxy-7-phosphoheptulonate synthase: protein MILFILKEGADPRELKERLASVSASWKEVSLYGMSLILAWPDEYAAKVSDQSVVSKVKTTKPYPLASNEWKEKTLVEVGNVEIGGKRVVVAAGPCAVEDEQQVVETAQAVKRAGAALFRGGAYKPRTSPYSFQGLGEEGLKLLRRAGDEAGLPVVSEVVDPRDLPAFKGKTDMLQIGARNAQNFQLLKDVGRIGLPVLLKRGMGNTVEEWLLSAEYLLSEGNGRVVLCERGIRTFERSTRFTLDVGGMVVARQSTHLPVGADPSHPAGRRELVHALTLAAVAAGADLVIVEVHPNPERAKSDSEQQLTFDSFRLLMNRVTALAKAIGRDI from the coding sequence GTGATTCTCTTCATACTTAAAGAGGGTGCTGATCCTCGCGAGTTGAAGGAGCGGCTAGCTTCGGTCTCGGCGTCTTGGAAGGAAGTGAGCCTATATGGTATGTCATTGATCTTGGCCTGGCCGGACGAGTATGCAGCGAAAGTTAGCGATCAGTCTGTGGTTAGCAAGGTCAAGACAACCAAACCTTACCCGTTAGCTAGTAACGAGTGGAAGGAGAAGACTTTAGTTGAAGTGGGCAATGTTGAAATAGGAGGAAAGAGGGTAGTTGTGGCCGCCGGTCCTTGTGCCGTTGAGGACGAGCAGCAGGTAGTAGAAACAGCACAGGCTGTCAAAAGAGCTGGCGCTGCTTTGTTCCGGGGCGGTGCGTATAAACCACGAACTAGTCCCTACTCCTTCCAAGGGCTAGGGGAAGAGGGACTGAAGCTTCTCAGGAGAGCTGGAGACGAGGCCGGACTACCCGTCGTCTCGGAGGTCGTAGACCCGCGAGATCTGCCGGCATTCAAAGGAAAGACGGACATGCTCCAGATAGGTGCTAGGAACGCGCAGAACTTTCAGCTCCTGAAGGATGTGGGAAGAATTGGCCTTCCGGTCCTCTTGAAAAGGGGAATGGGGAACACCGTCGAGGAGTGGTTGTTGTCCGCGGAGTACCTCCTCTCAGAGGGCAACGGTAGAGTCGTTCTTTGCGAGAGGGGAATTAGGACGTTCGAGAGAAGTACACGCTTCACCTTGGACGTGGGTGGGATGGTTGTAGCTCGCCAATCTACTCACCTCCCAGTAGGGGCAGACCCTAGCCATCCGGCAGGAAGGAGGGAGCTCGTTCACGCACTTACCTTGGCCGCGGTTGCGGCGGGAGCTGACCTAGTTATAGTTGAGGTGCACCCCAACCCAGAGAGGGCTAAGAGTGACTCGGAGCAACAGCTCACGTTCGACTCATTTAGACTACTTATGAATAGAGTGACGGCATTAGCCAAGGCTATAGGGAGGGACATTTGA
- the aroB gene encoding 3-dehydroquinate synthase, whose product MRNLEVDVGGRKVVVAIGNGTSSLLGEVSGKKLIVRSKNVKSPLEAEIEVVIEDGEESKTLDSTLNLVRAMRRAGLGRSDFVVAVGGGSVLDVAGFAASIYLRGIGLINVPTTLLGMVDAGLGGKNGINFEGLKNVLGTFYQPSMVIDDLSFLTTLPYDDFINGMAEVVKYGVTLDKEFYDFLSIKVEDVKSRNESVVEEIVYRSVENKMRIVAEDELDIKEVRIVLNFGHTVGHAIEAGTRFAVPHGKAVAVGMVCEAKIAEELGVAEEGVVEDVLWILQLYGLPITPAQLGLPVDMELVERAIHGDKKIKGEEIVMAVPVRIGSWTKFKVSVETLRGLVRQCLE is encoded by the coding sequence TTGAGGAACCTCGAAGTTGATGTGGGTGGAAGAAAAGTCGTAGTTGCCATAGGCAACGGTACTTCTTCTCTGCTTGGGGAAGTTAGCGGAAAAAAACTTATAGTGAGGTCAAAGAACGTAAAGTCCCCTTTAGAGGCCGAGATCGAAGTAGTGATAGAAGATGGTGAGGAATCTAAAACGCTCGACAGCACCCTGAACTTAGTAAGGGCGATGAGGCGAGCAGGCCTAGGAAGGTCAGACTTTGTGGTTGCGGTAGGAGGAGGGAGTGTTCTCGATGTAGCTGGTTTCGCCGCATCCATCTACTTAAGGGGAATAGGCCTAATTAACGTTCCTACCACCCTCCTCGGGATGGTAGATGCCGGCTTGGGAGGTAAGAACGGAATCAACTTCGAGGGATTGAAGAACGTGTTGGGGACATTTTATCAACCATCCATGGTTATCGACGATTTGTCCTTCCTCACTACCCTTCCCTACGACGACTTCATCAACGGAATGGCTGAGGTTGTTAAGTATGGAGTAACCTTGGACAAAGAATTTTACGACTTTCTCTCCATTAAAGTTGAGGACGTAAAGTCAAGGAACGAGAGTGTGGTTGAGGAGATAGTTTATAGATCAGTAGAGAACAAAATGAGGATAGTTGCTGAGGATGAATTAGATATCAAGGAGGTGAGAATAGTCCTTAACTTCGGCCACACGGTAGGTCACGCTATAGAGGCTGGAACTCGTTTCGCAGTCCCTCATGGTAAAGCAGTAGCTGTGGGTATGGTATGTGAGGCCAAGATCGCGGAGGAGCTGGGAGTAGCAGAGGAAGGCGTGGTGGAAGACGTTCTTTGGATTCTTCAACTTTACGGCCTTCCAATCACTCCAGCGCAGTTAGGTCTGCCAGTTGACATGGAGCTCGTCGAGAGGGCGATTCACGGGGATAAGAAGATCAAGGGCGAGGAGATCGTGATGGCGGTCCCAGTTAGGATAGGTAGCTGGACTAAGTTCAAGGTTTCCGTTGAGACCCTCAGGGGATTGGTGAGGCAATGTTTGGAGTAA
- a CDS encoding shikimate dehydrogenase family protein has translation MFGVRTKLLGVLGSGISYTLSPAIHNFSFSQMGIDAVYLVFDVQPDDLHDVVEGLKKIAYGFNVTVPYKEEVASMVSCEGESKGLGVVNTVHSGKGYNTDYIALSRLLNETGLEFHEAECAIFGAGGAAAASALSLGRLGCKVKLINRSLERAIRLKRKLDNLGVESSVASDCGEPQVVVNATPRPELVPTSCVRGKLAIDFVYTPVRTSFITLAESRGMTIIDGLSILIEQALEAEKIWFGRSLSRDEVRRFLYDRKFVR, from the coding sequence ATGTTTGGAGTAAGAACCAAGTTGCTAGGCGTATTAGGAAGTGGAATAAGCTACACACTCTCCCCCGCCATACATAATTTCTCTTTTTCCCAAATGGGGATAGACGCAGTCTACCTCGTCTTTGATGTTCAGCCTGATGACTTACATGATGTAGTGGAGGGCTTAAAGAAGATCGCCTATGGGTTCAACGTCACTGTCCCCTACAAGGAGGAAGTGGCCTCCATGGTGTCATGTGAGGGAGAGAGCAAAGGACTGGGCGTCGTAAATACGGTTCATAGCGGTAAAGGATATAACACCGACTACATAGCGCTATCTAGGCTTTTGAATGAAACCGGCCTAGAATTTCACGAGGCCGAATGTGCCATATTTGGTGCGGGAGGGGCCGCCGCTGCGTCAGCGCTCAGTTTAGGCCGGTTAGGGTGCAAGGTTAAGTTAATAAATAGGAGCCTGGAAAGAGCGATTAGGCTGAAGAGAAAGCTAGACAATTTAGGTGTGGAGTCCTCTGTAGCCTCGGATTGCGGTGAGCCTCAAGTCGTAGTAAACGCGACGCCAAGGCCAGAGTTAGTCCCCACTTCTTGTGTTAGGGGGAAACTAGCAATCGACTTCGTTTACACGCCAGTCAGGACGTCTTTTATCACATTGGCCGAAAGTAGAGGAATGACAATTATAGACGGTCTTTCAATTCTAATTGAACAGGCTCTAGAGGCTGAGAAAATTTGGTTCGGGAGATCCTTAAGTAGGGACGAGGTGAGGCGATTCCTATATGACAGGAAGTTCGTTCGGTGA
- the aroC gene encoding chorismate synthase encodes MTGSSFGEAFRITTFGESHGPEVGVVVDGVPAGLPLSEEDVKFELSFRRPGRRFVSGRREEDVPLVVSGLFEGRTTGAPVTIVVKNNDVISSLYSEVRYKPRPGHADLTYVFRYGFENWDYRGGGRASARETVGRVAAGAIAKKLLGLIGVTLAGYLRSLGEIESTGEFSFEEMLCSKYSPVRAADRKVEASYEELLKKAIIEGDSYGGVAEVIARGVPAGLGEPVFDKLKADLAKAVLSIPAVVGFEYGLGFKLARMRGSEANDEIVRKNGRLGWRRNVAGGIIGGISNGEDIVVRAAFKPTSSIRIPQRTVDLRTMEETTISVLGRHDPSVAVRGVAVVESMVALVLVDHAMRSSLIPRVKLTQDQAKVAEEMWRRYIEACRQGLSEESQ; translated from the coding sequence ATGACAGGAAGTTCGTTCGGTGAAGCTTTCAGGATAACCACTTTTGGGGAAAGTCATGGGCCAGAGGTTGGCGTTGTTGTAGATGGGGTCCCGGCTGGCCTTCCCCTCTCTGAGGAGGATGTGAAGTTTGAGCTCTCTTTCAGACGTCCCGGTAGGAGATTCGTCTCTGGAAGAAGAGAAGAGGACGTTCCATTAGTGGTTTCTGGGCTTTTCGAGGGTAGGACTACGGGGGCCCCAGTTACCATAGTAGTCAAGAACAACGACGTGATATCCTCACTTTACAGCGAGGTGAGATACAAACCCAGACCGGGTCACGCGGATCTAACTTACGTGTTCAGATATGGCTTTGAAAACTGGGACTATAGAGGGGGAGGGAGAGCTAGCGCGAGGGAGACAGTGGGACGAGTTGCTGCTGGAGCTATCGCGAAGAAGTTGTTGGGACTTATCGGGGTCACGCTAGCGGGATACCTCAGATCACTAGGAGAGATTGAGTCCACCGGAGAGTTCTCCTTTGAGGAGATGCTCTGTTCAAAGTATAGTCCCGTTAGGGCCGCTGATAGGAAAGTAGAGGCTAGCTATGAGGAGTTGCTCAAGAAGGCCATAATCGAAGGAGATAGTTACGGAGGGGTGGCGGAGGTCATAGCGCGAGGGGTGCCAGCAGGGCTGGGGGAACCAGTTTTTGACAAGCTAAAGGCCGATCTAGCTAAGGCAGTCCTTTCAATTCCGGCTGTGGTTGGGTTCGAGTACGGCCTTGGGTTCAAATTGGCCAGGATGAGAGGAAGCGAGGCCAACGACGAAATAGTGAGGAAAAACGGAAGGTTGGGTTGGAGAAGAAACGTAGCAGGGGGCATAATTGGGGGAATATCGAATGGAGAGGACATTGTTGTTCGTGCGGCCTTCAAACCTACAAGTTCGATAAGGATACCTCAGCGCACGGTAGACCTACGAACAATGGAAGAGACTACTATATCTGTTCTCGGTAGGCACGATCCTTCTGTAGCAGTCAGAGGTGTAGCAGTGGTTGAATCCATGGTAGCGTTGGTTCTAGTGGACCACGCAATGAGATCCTCACTGATCCCTCGTGTTAAACTTACTCAAGATCAAGCCAAAGTAGCCGAGGAGATGTGGAGGAGGTATATCGAGGCATGCAGGCAAGGGCTTTCGGAGGAATCTCAGTAG
- a CDS encoding shikimate kinase: MQARAFGGISVVNAVPAWLGSTMAINLVVSVEIEEGDGREEGLIGYVLSYLRNAYSLPPLRVKVYSSLPQGGGLKSSSAVTVALIEAVSRLFNLRLDPPFLSAKLSLEGGFSLTGAYDDAFAAYRGGVSLTDNKSISLLKHLQPPEGLVFLVVPKEGRTADPRLLRRYSKTFEAIFQLALQGKLLEAMKINGVLVAEILGYDLSPIEVALSRGAIAAGVSGNGPSIFAACNEGDEGPVEDSLSRYGRVVRVEAVRIEGEDLQGQG; this comes from the coding sequence ATGCAGGCAAGGGCTTTCGGAGGAATCTCAGTAGTAAACGCAGTGCCCGCGTGGCTTGGGTCAACCATGGCGATCAACCTTGTCGTCTCCGTTGAAATTGAAGAAGGAGATGGAAGGGAGGAGGGGTTGATCGGTTACGTACTTAGTTACCTCAGGAACGCTTACTCGCTTCCTCCTCTGCGAGTGAAAGTTTATTCCAGTTTACCTCAGGGCGGTGGATTGAAGAGTAGTAGCGCTGTTACAGTGGCCTTGATAGAGGCAGTGTCGAGGCTCTTCAACCTTAGGCTTGACCCTCCGTTCCTTTCAGCTAAGCTCTCCCTTGAGGGAGGCTTTTCCTTGACTGGGGCCTATGACGATGCCTTCGCTGCTTATAGAGGAGGAGTCAGCTTGACCGACAATAAGTCGATATCTCTTTTGAAGCACCTTCAACCCCCGGAGGGATTAGTTTTCTTAGTTGTCCCTAAGGAGGGAAGGACTGCAGACCCTAGACTATTGAGACGTTACTCGAAGACCTTCGAGGCCATCTTTCAATTGGCATTGCAAGGTAAATTACTTGAGGCCATGAAGATTAACGGCGTACTCGTTGCGGAGATCTTAGGTTACGACTTATCACCTATAGAGGTGGCCCTTTCCCGTGGCGCAATTGCGGCAGGCGTAAGCGGAAACGGGCCTTCCATCTTCGCCGCATGCAATGAGGGGGATGAGGGCCCCGTAGAGGACTCGCTTTCTCGCTACGGGAGAGTAGTTAGAGTTGAGGCGGTGAGAATTGAGGGTGAGGATCTGCAGGGCCAAGGCTGA